A section of the Euwallacea fornicatus isolate EFF26 chromosome 24, ASM4011564v1, whole genome shotgun sequence genome encodes:
- the LOC136346757 gene encoding probable cytochrome P450 6a13, translating to MDIFTLTISIVVILVSVIYGFSKWKHGYWRRKGVTQLEPEFFFGNARGLFGGNSSIGEIALNFYRNLRKKKVKFGGVYMSYTPNFVPVDPDIIKDIMQKNFDHFTAHFPPLMFPTIFGKSLFHLEGDAWRKTRKQLSPTFTSGKMKMMFETLLEKTSVLENLIDEYANLSAAVNMKDVLVRFTSDVVGSVGFGIDCNAMKDPDSQFLKQGRYILDPPEKKSSYLDLLIRAFGIRKLRKDIKPAENFFKNMVQQTIDYREKNNVYRKDFMHLMIQLKNRGIVSDDEQIFNKSDNLSKINTNDIYNLDDITAQCLIFFIAGFDTSATTMSFAILELAQHPEMQQKIRDEANEVLERYNGKMTYEAMMELTYTEQVIDETLRKYPPLGNIPRVCTKDYTIPGTDIVVEKGTFTSIPAWGLHLDPEYFPEPEKFDPERFSLENKKNIRDFTYIPFGEGPRMCLGLRFGMMQTKAGLVSLLRNHNFSLNKKTTVPIKTQRDTVITTVDGGIWVDITKVEQ from the exons ATGGATATATTCACGTTAACGATATCCATTGTCGTAATTCTAGTTTCCGTAATATACGGGTTTTCCAAATGGAAACATGGCTACTGGAGGCGGAAAGGGGTGACTCAACTGGAACCCGAGTTCTTCTTCGGCAATGCCAGGGGCCTTTTCGGAGGAAACTCGTCGATAGGAGAAATTGCTCTGAACTTCTACAGGAACCTGCGGAAGAAGAAAGTGAAATTCGGTGGGGTTTACATGTCATATACTCCGAATTTTGTGCCAGTCGATCCAGACATCATCAAAGATATTATGCAGAagaattttgatcattttactGCTCATTTTCCCCCCTTGATGTTTCCCACTATTTTTGGAAAGAGCTTGTTTCATTTAGAAG GAGATGCTTGGAGGAAAACCAGAAAGCAACTATCGCCAACATTCACCTCcggtaaaatgaaaatgatgtTTGAAACTTTGTTGGAAAAGACCTCCGTGTTGGAGAATTTAATTGATGAATACGCCAATTTGTCCGCTGCTGTGAATATGAAAGATGTTTTGGTCAGGTTCACTAGTGATGTCGTAG GAAGTGTCGGTTTTGGAATCGATTGCAACGCCATGAAGGACCCAGATTCTCAGTTCCTAAAGCAGGGCAGGTATATCCTTGACCCTCCAGAGAAAAAATCGTCTTATCTAGATCTGCTAATACGAGCTTTTGGTAtaagaaaattgagaaaagaCATAAAGCCTgcagaaaatttctttaagaaTATGGTGCAACAGACGATCGATTATAGGGAGAAAAACAATGTTTACag GAAGGACTTTATGCATCTAATGATTCAACTTAAAAACAGAGGCATTGTTAGCGATGATGAACAAATCTTTAACAAAAGCGACAActtaagtaaaataaatacaaatgaCATATACAATCTGGATGACATTACAGCGCAATgtctgatatttttcattgctGG ATTCGACACCTCCGCAACCACCATGTCCTTCGCCATATTAGAACTTGCTCAGCACCCAGAAATGCAACAGAAGATTCGTGACGAGGCCAATGAGGTGCTTGAAAGGTATAACGGTAAAATGACGTACGAAGCCATGATGGAACTTACGTACACTGAGCAGGTTATTGATG AAACTTTGAGGAAATACCCTCCACTTGGGAATATCCCAAGGGTGTGTACTAAGGATTACACCATCCCTGGAACTGACATTGTTGTCGAAAAGGGAACTTTCACAAGTATTCCTGCTTGGGGATTGCACTTGGATCCAGAATATTTCCCCGAACCCGAGAAATTTGATCCTGAAAGGTTCAGCCTCGAAAACAAGAAGAATATCAGAGACTTCACATATATTCCATTTGGAGAGGGACCGAGGATGTGTTTAG GTTTAAGGTTTGGCATGATGCAGACCAAAGCGGGACTGGTATCCTTACTACGGAATCACAACTTCTCattaaataagaaaacgaCTGTACCAATAAAAACTCAAAGAGATACAGTTATAACTACCGTTGATGGTGGAATTTGGGTGGACATTACAAAAGTGGAACAgtag